From a region of the Flavobacterium sediminilitoris genome:
- a CDS encoding COX15/CtaA family protein gives MKNNRSVIIWLLSGCLLLFIMVMVGGITRLTNSGLSMTDWHLITDTFPPLSEEKWENAFEEYKKFPEYQKINIHKDFTLSDYKFIYFWEWFHRFIGRIIGLVFIIPFIYFLIKKKLDKQTIRKCIVLLFMGGFQGFLGWFMVKSGLINNPDVSHFRLALHLTFAFITFAYTLWVALDLIYPEKNSIIKPLRKIARFALLFLIIQIIYGGFVAGLNAGLIHNHWPLMSDGQFFHESITLEQPTLIKSFLEGKSGIQFIHRTFAYVVVFIMCFLFFKSKKYNLNKLQSKGINSIMIIVFIQFALGVLTLLYHVPLWLGLAHQLVAFILLSAMTFTLHRLSK, from the coding sequence ATGAAAAACAATAGATCTGTTATTATTTGGCTTTTAAGTGGTTGTTTATTGCTTTTTATCATGGTTATGGTTGGAGGAATAACACGTTTAACCAATTCAGGTTTATCTATGACTGATTGGCATTTGATAACAGATACTTTTCCTCCATTAAGTGAAGAAAAATGGGAGAATGCATTTGAAGAGTATAAAAAATTTCCAGAATATCAAAAGATAAATATTCACAAAGATTTTACACTTTCAGATTATAAATTCATTTATTTTTGGGAATGGTTCCATCGCTTTATTGGTAGAATTATTGGGCTTGTATTTATTATACCTTTTATCTATTTCTTAATTAAGAAAAAACTAGATAAACAAACTATACGAAAATGTATTGTTCTCTTATTTATGGGTGGATTTCAAGGCTTCTTAGGTTGGTTTATGGTTAAAAGTGGTTTAATTAATAATCCAGATGTAAGTCATTTTCGCTTGGCTTTACATTTAACATTTGCTTTCATCACGTTTGCCTATACATTATGGGTTGCTTTAGATTTAATATATCCTGAAAAAAATTCAATTATTAAGCCTTTACGTAAAATCGCAAGATTTGCTTTATTATTTTTAATCATTCAAATTATATATGGTGGTTTTGTTGCTGGTTTAAATGCTGGTTTAATCCATAACCATTGGCCTCTAATGAGTGACGGACAATTTTTTCATGAAAGTATTACTTTAGAACAACCAACGCTTATAAAATCTTTCCTTGAAGGAAAAAGTGGCATTCAATTTATACATAGAACTTTTGCTTATGTAGTCGTCTTCATAATGTGTTTTTTATTTTTTAAGAGCAAAAAATACAATTTAAACAAGCTTCAATCAAAAGGAATAAATAGTATAATGATCATTGTTTTTATACAATTTGCTTTAGGAGTTTTAACTCTTCTTTACCATGTACCATTATG